The Calothrix sp. PCC 7507 DNA segment TGAATAATACAATATGCCAGCGGAACTGGCGGAATTGGCAGACGCGCTAGATTCAGGTTCTAGTGCCGCAAGGCTTCCGGGTTCAAGTCCCGGGTTCCGCATATCAATTTTAGATTTTAGATTAATCTGAAATCGGCAATCTAAAAATTAAAATCGTGCTGACTAGTTTACAAAATCCTTTAGTCAAGCAAATCCGCAAGCTGCACTCTACTAAAGAAAGGCAGAAACAGGGTCTATTTTTATTAGAAGGGACGCATTTGTTGACGGAAGCTTGTGCAGTGAATTACCCCTTAGAAGCAGTGTGTTGTACCCCACAATGGCAAGCAGATCATCCGTTATTATGGCAGGAAGCTTGTAGCCGCAGCGATCGCCTAGAAATTGTCAGCCAAGAAGTTTTAGCAGCGATCGCTACTACAGTACAACCTGATGGCGTAGTCGCAACGGCAAAACGGGGCAATATTCAAACTCAAGTACCTTTGACTGGCTTAGTCCTAGCCCTGGAAACCATCCAAGATCCCGGTAATCTGGGTACAATTATTCGCACAGCAGCGGCGGCTGGTGCGTCGGGTTTATGGATGAGTGGGGATAGTGTAGATTTAGATAATCCTAAAGTTTTGCGTGCATCTGCCGGCCAGTGGTTTCGCCTAGCGACAGCGGTGAGCGAAGATTTAAAAGCTACGGTTAAACATTGTCAGCAGCAAGGAATGCAGATAGTAGCAACCTTACCCAGTGCCACTTCAACTTACTGGGAGATAGACTGGCGAAAACCCAGTTTAATTTTACTAGGGAATGAAGGTGCTGGTTTATCAGCAGATTTGGCAGCAATGGCAGATCAGCATGTGAAAATACCCCTGAGTCCAGGAGTAGAGTCATTAAATGTAGCGATCGCCGCAGCCTTAATGTTATACGAAGCGCAGCGACAAATAACGTATCAGTGATCAACTTTCACTCGTGGCGGTTATTTTTTCTTTTCTTCCAAATACTGCTCAATATCAGCAACAGCCTCCTCCAAAGCCTCTAAATCAATAGACCCCAAATCTTCATCTAGCTGGGAATCACTCTCGCTAATAGGAGGCAATTCTGAGGCGACTTCATCCTCAGTCGGATTTTCTTGTAAGATATCCTCCAAGTGATGGAGCGCTGCTTGAAACTTTTGAGCAGCGGCGTGGCGCTGTTGATCTTGATTTTGCTCCATAATTTTAACCTGAGAATCCTGATGTACTGGTATAATTTTGATAGCAGTTCCTACAGCCTAATATTTTGCACATTTAACATCATAGTCTGTAAAAATCTGAGTACTTCTGTATTAAATTTACTCACTTTGTATGTTATTTGTCATTTGTCATTTGTCAACAGTCAAGGGTTATGTAGGCAAAAATTTCTCCAACATCAGATTGGGAATCGGTCTTGGACGCATTGTTTTGACTTCCACCCAAACCCACAGCGCCTCAGCAGTAACTAACAAATCTTCTTGGTATTGTTTGCGAATTTCATAATGTCGAAAAGCACGAGTACCGCGAATTTCTCTCAACCAAGTGGTAACTTCCAAGGTGTCGCCTGCTACAGATGGGCGTAGATAGTCAATTTCTACCCGGCGCATGACAAACGTACCACCCAGTTCTCGATAGGTATCCAGAGTTAAACCCAGATGTTCTGAGTGTTCAATAGCTGCTTGTTCTAAGTAGTTTTGGTAAACTGCATTATTGACATGTCCAAGAGTGTCCATTTCATAGTGACGAACACGCAATAAAGTCTTGAATTGTTGCATAGTTTAATTGGTGATGCGGTGCTGTTGTCCTGTCATAGTGTACTTGTATAGGACTCCTATTTGATTTTAAAAGAACTCAGTACAACTCAAAAATCCTTCTTTCCCATTGCCTATTGCCTATTGCTAGATTGCCTGCTAAGTAAGTAGGCGCAAATAATTAGAAGATCATGTAGGGTGTGTTAGCGCGAAGCGCGTAACGCACCATCTAAGGTTTTCCTTACCCTGCAGAAACCTTCACACACTCTACAGCAGTTTTATATTTAATTCTGTCTACCTACTTATAGTATTAAGAATTTTTGCAGGATAGTAAAAGTCATGAGTGTTAACAGTTACCTGTGAGAAAATATATCTAAAGGGAAAATATTTTTTGAAAGATTTTAGACTGAGTCACAGCGAGTAAATGCCTTGAGATAAATACATTTGCTGGCTGTCTCATCACTACAAATTGGAGGTTTTCCAATGGCAGTCCGTAATAATATGATTGCTACTTTGTGGCAAAAAATCAGACAAGATTCTGTGAGTTGGGGGTCTTTAGCACTTTGGGTCAGTGGATTAGTTGTACTTTTAATAATATTGACAAAGTTTTCTCGAATCCCACTGTAGCAAGCTTATTTTTTTGTGTAAGCTAGCAAAGTTCAACTTTCCCCAGACTTTCAAGTCTAGGGAAAGTTAATCAAACTTGTTGCTATAGTTGCGGCTCACGCACATGCCAATTAGTGGATTGCTCATAAGCATGAGCCACTTGAAATAATTGATCTTCTCGCAGCACTTGACCAATTAGCTGCAATCCAATCGGTAATCCCTTGTCATCAAAGCCACAAGGAACACTTATACCCGGTAAACCTGCAAGATTGACAGGAATAGTCATCAAGTCATTTAAGTACATACTCAAGGGATCAGTTATTTTTTCCCCGGCTTTGAATGCTGTAGTGGGAGCGGTGGGACAAACTAAGACATCAACTAGCTTAAAAGCTTTTTCAAAGTCTTGCTTAATTAGGGTGCGGACTTTTTGTGCTTTGAGGTAGTAAGCATCGTAATAACCAGCAGAAAGGGCGTAAGTACCAATCATGATCCGCCGCTTGACTTCTGTACCAAAACCAGTGGCACGGGTACGAGTGTACATTGATAGCAGATTATCAGCGTCAGAAGCGCGTAAACCGTACTTAACACCATCGTAACGAGCGAGGTTAGCTGATGCTTCCGATGGGGCAATAATGTAGTAGCTAGGCACGCCATAGCGGAAAGTGGGACAAGAAACTATATGAATTTCTGCGCCCAAAGCTTGAAGTTGATCAATCGCTTTGGTAACGGCTTGTTCTACCACGGAATCCAAGCCTTCACCAAAGGTTTCTTTGATGATACCGATTCTCAGCTTTCTTCTGGCTTTGAGGTCTGGTTTTAAACTGGCGGCGTAATTGGGAATTTCTACTTTGAGGCTAGTGGAGTCTTGAGGATCATAACCTGCGATCGCATTTAATAATATTGCAGCATCTTCTACTGTGCGTCCAAATGGGCCAATCTGATCCAAAGATGAAGCATAAGCCACCAAACCATAGCGGGAAACCAGTCCATAAGTTGGTTTTAACCCCACCACCCCACAGAAAGAAGCAGGTTGACGAATCGAACCACCAGTATCAGAACCAATAGCAACCACACATTCAGCCGCCGCCACCGCCGCCGCAGAACCCCCAGAAGAACCCCCCGGAACCCTAGAGATATCCCAGGGATTAGCGGTGACTTGGTAAGCAGAGTTTTCTGTGGAACTACCCATAGCAAACTCATCTAAATTGGTTTTGCCTACCATGATGGCTCCAGCATCTGCCAGTTTTTGTGTCACCGTTGATTCATAAGGTGGTACAAAATTTTCTAGAATCCGAGAGCCGCAAGTAGTCGGAATCCCCTTGGTACACATGTTGTCTTTAATACCAATAGGAATCCCCGCCAGCAGCCCAATTTCTTCCCCAGCAGCGATTTTACCATCCACAGCACGAGCCTGTGCTAACGCCCCTTGTGCCGTCACATGTAAAAAACTATGCAATTTTGGCTCTAGCGCTTGAATGCGATCTAAAGCTTCTTGGGTGATTTCAACGGCAGAACGTTCTTTTTTAATCAGCTGTTCGTGCAGCTCGCGGATGGATGCCATGATTGCTCCCTTTGTGACTCAAGTCATTGATTTTAGTACATATTCAGGTTTATTGGGCATTAGGGATTGGGGATTGGGGATTGGGGACTGGGGGACTGGGGACTGGGGACTGGGGATTGGGGATTGGGGAGAAATAATTCTTGACCCTTGACCCTTGACTTCTGACCCCCATTACCTTAATTAATTTTATAATTTGCTTTTAGGGAGATTGGGGAAGATGGTGAAAGTAATTACGCGCAAATATATAGGTAAAGAAAATGTCTATGACATTGGGGTTGAGCTAGATCATAACTTTGCTATTAGAAATGGTTTAGTTGCGTCTAATTGTTTCAATAAATCCCATTCAACTGCTTATGGTTATGTGACCTATCAAACTGCATATTTAAAAGCTAATTATCCGCTAGAGTATATGGCGGCGCTGTTGACAGCTAACAGTGGCGACACAGATAAGGTGCAGAAATATATTAACAACTGCACCAATATGGGTATTCAGATTGATCCGCCGGATATTAACCGCTCTGGTTTGGATTTTACACCAGCGGCGGGAAAAATTTTATTTGGATTTTCTGCAGTGCGGAATGTGGGACAAAATGCGATCGCCTGTATTTTAGAAGCGAGAAACGAGGGAGAGGGGTTTAAATCTCTAGGGGATTTTTGCGATCGCATCGATTTGCGTGCCGTTAACCGCAGGACTTTAGAGTCGTTGATTTCTTGTGGAGCCTTTGACAAAATCGAATCTAATCGCCAGCAGTTAATGAATGACCTACCACTAGTATATGATTGGGCACAGTCTCGCGCCAAAGATAAAGCTAGCGGTCAAGGAAGTATTTTTGATCTATTAGGCGGTGGCTTCTCTACTCCTAATGGCAAAACCACAAGTAATGCTTTTGAAATTGCTCCCAAATCCCAACCTGTTGCTGATTTTCCACCCCAGGAAAAATTACGTCTAGAAAAAGAACTTTTGGGTTTTTATGTATCAGATCATCCACTAAAATCTTTAAGACAAATAGCACCACTACTGACGCCAATTAACCTTTCGCAACTTAGCGAACAAAGAGAAGACACAAAGCTTTGTGCAGTTATTATGCTCAATGGCGTGAAAAAAGTCTTGACTAAAAAAGGCGACTCAATGGCAATTTTACAAATAGAAGATTTAACTACACAATTAGAGGCTGTAGTCTTTCCAAAAACTTATGAACGTATTAGTTCACTACTTCAAGTTGATGCTAGGTTGATTATTTGGGGTAAAGTAGACCGGCGTGATGAAAAAAATCAATTTATTGTTGAAGATGCAGAACCAGTAGAAACAGTACAAATGGTGATGGTAGAACTGAATCCCCAGCAAGCAGGCGATATTCAAGAACTACAGCGCTTAAAAACAATTTTACAAGAGCAGTCAGGGGATAAAGAAAAGGCAAAAATGCCAGTGATCGGAATTGTACAAACTGAAAATTCTCGCAAACTGGTTCGGTTGGGTTGGCAATTTTGTGTACAAGATTCTAGGATAACCGTTCAAGCCCTGCAAAATGCTAGATTTATCGCTCATGTAAAACCATTGACTGGTAGTTGAAGTCAAAAGAAGTCTGAAGTATAGGACTATTATGTGATTTTTGAATTAAACGTGGGGTGGGCATTGCCCAGCGTTTACTGCTGAAGTTACTTAATATGACTTTTACCGTTCCGTCATCAGTATATAACCCTAGCTAATTAAAGATTCAATCGATTTTTTAGTTACTTACGCTGATGATTATCCCCTTTTATAAATGGTATCTTTTGATGCCAAGACATTTAAGCGATAGCCAGGGGAAGGAGCAAGCAATTGATGATCGCAAATGACCTAAATAGATTTGTTTCATATTGCAAAACAATTCAACCTCAAACTCGAGAAGATATTAAAAAGTTTTTTGAGGGAGTGATTGTTTTTCCTTATGATAAAGAACTGCTATTACAAGCTTATTTATTTCTGAATCTGAAAACTCTATTTCCTTCATGTTCAGAATTATTGTTGTTTGAAAAATCGCCAATTGCAGATTACACAGACTTAGGAAAATGTGATTTTGTCTACCTGACTTCTCAAGGCAATATCTTCATCATAGAGACTAAATTTATTGATACAGAAGCAACGGGAGCCACAGAAAGAAAACGCAGAAATAAACACAGAAACAAGGTTTTTGAGCAGGTTATTACTTTAAAAAGTCGATTTAGTGAATATTGGAGTATCAGGAATGAACAATTAGAGTGTGGGGTATTTACAACAGATCCAGACGTTGATTGGCGAGGGAATGGTGTAAATGTTGTGACTAAATCAATATCTATAGAGCATCTTGAAGCATGGCGAAAAAGCTATCAAAAAAGTAACTAAACTTTTTAAGTAAATATACAATAATTAACTGCGCTCATGATAGCCTTTGATGACTCATGGGTAAAATATAGTTCCGACTAATTTTAATTATTAAATTTACAAAAATTCATCATAAATATACCTAACTTCAAGGAGTCAGGAGCTAAAAGCTAGAATTATTCTCATGAATTCCCCAGTTAAAGGCGAGGGAAAAAAACAATGTGTGTAATTAATACTGTCTAAGTACTTACCTAATAGAGAAATGCTATGGGAATCCGGTTGAATTGTTGAAAAAATCTCAGTAGTTGTAGGGTGGGCAATGCCCACAACATGCGGGTTTTGGTGGGCATTGCCTACCCTACCTAATATTTCTAAGTGTATTTCAAAAATCAAATAGTAGTCCTATGTGAGCCGATACAGTTCGCTTATTGGTTAAAAATAGCCTCTAACAAAAGTTATAGGAATATTTGCCTAATAGCTCAACGAAAGTTAGAAAATTCAAGACATTTTGTAGATGTATCTCCTTAGGGAAATTTTTAGTATATAGATAGGGGGTTGCATAAAAGAAGGATAATTCTCGTAGGGGCGGAGTTTCCCCGCTCGCTTGTAGGTTTCCCCTCCATTGCAATCACTACTATATACAAAAGATCCCAAAGCCATGTTAGGTAATCTCAAACTGGCAACCAAATTTACCTTGTTTCTATCTCTGGTTTTTATAGGCACTATTTTAATCAGTGGACTAGCTTTATCCAAAGCACTTGAACAAAGAGCCGAAGATGAAGTCAATTATCGTGGACAAGTTCTGATGCAAATGATGAACTCAGTCACAAACTATACTAACACTCATGTCAGTCCCCTCTTATCGTCCATCGAGGAAAAACAGCCACAATTTATCCCAGAAACAGTACCTAGCTTTTCGGCAAGGGAAGTTTTTGAGAATCTTCGTCAGCATAAAGAATATGAGA contains these protein-coding regions:
- a CDS encoding RNA methyltransferase; amino-acid sequence: MLTSLQNPLVKQIRKLHSTKERQKQGLFLLEGTHLLTEACAVNYPLEAVCCTPQWQADHPLLWQEACSRSDRLEIVSQEVLAAIATTVQPDGVVATAKRGNIQTQVPLTGLVLALETIQDPGNLGTIIRTAAAAGASGLWMSGDSVDLDNPKVLRASAGQWFRLATAVSEDLKATVKHCQQQGMQIVATLPSATSTYWEIDWRKPSLILLGNEGAGLSADLAAMADQHVKIPLSPGVESLNVAIAAALMLYEAQRQITYQ
- a CDS encoding thioesterase family protein codes for the protein MQQFKTLLRVRHYEMDTLGHVNNAVYQNYLEQAAIEHSEHLGLTLDTYRELGGTFVMRRVEIDYLRPSVAGDTLEVTTWLREIRGTRAFRHYEIRKQYQEDLLVTAEALWVWVEVKTMRPRPIPNLMLEKFLPT
- the gatA gene encoding Asp-tRNA(Asn)/Glu-tRNA(Gln) amidotransferase subunit GatA, which encodes MASIRELHEQLIKKERSAVEITQEALDRIQALEPKLHSFLHVTAQGALAQARAVDGKIAAGEEIGLLAGIPIGIKDNMCTKGIPTTCGSRILENFVPPYESTVTQKLADAGAIMVGKTNLDEFAMGSSTENSAYQVTANPWDISRVPGGSSGGSAAAVAAAECVVAIGSDTGGSIRQPASFCGVVGLKPTYGLVSRYGLVAYASSLDQIGPFGRTVEDAAILLNAIAGYDPQDSTSLKVEIPNYAASLKPDLKARRKLRIGIIKETFGEGLDSVVEQAVTKAIDQLQALGAEIHIVSCPTFRYGVPSYYIIAPSEASANLARYDGVKYGLRASDADNLLSMYTRTRATGFGTEVKRRIMIGTYALSAGYYDAYYLKAQKVRTLIKQDFEKAFKLVDVLVCPTAPTTAFKAGEKITDPLSMYLNDLMTIPVNLAGLPGISVPCGFDDKGLPIGLQLIGQVLREDQLFQVAHAYEQSTNWHVREPQL
- a CDS encoding trans-splicing intein-formed DNA polymerase III subunit alpha C-terminal partner DnaE-C, with the translated sequence MVKVITRKYIGKENVYDIGVELDHNFAIRNGLVASNCFNKSHSTAYGYVTYQTAYLKANYPLEYMAALLTANSGDTDKVQKYINNCTNMGIQIDPPDINRSGLDFTPAAGKILFGFSAVRNVGQNAIACILEARNEGEGFKSLGDFCDRIDLRAVNRRTLESLISCGAFDKIESNRQQLMNDLPLVYDWAQSRAKDKASGQGSIFDLLGGGFSTPNGKTTSNAFEIAPKSQPVADFPPQEKLRLEKELLGFYVSDHPLKSLRQIAPLLTPINLSQLSEQREDTKLCAVIMLNGVKKVLTKKGDSMAILQIEDLTTQLEAVVFPKTYERISSLLQVDARLIIWGKVDRRDEKNQFIVEDAEPVETVQMVMVELNPQQAGDIQELQRLKTILQEQSGDKEKAKMPVIGIVQTENSRKLVRLGWQFCVQDSRITVQALQNARFIAHVKPLTGS